In the Victivallis sp. Marseille-Q1083 genome, one interval contains:
- the sppA gene encoding signal peptide peptidase SppA, translated as MSEHLPSQPRNWLGYCGCYTMGCLSLPLLFVILAIIGVMLGKSQFTPSSTASPYDKEVLYGAADAPRQIAVIDIEGVIYSAGNSSLSSSGAVSEEICRQLEYVAGDPAIAAVILRVNTPGGEVVAADNIYHEILRLKQTCPVVASMGAMATSGGYYVSAPCSKIIAHELTITGSIGVIMSSFKYYELLDKIGLAQENYTSGNLKDILSGVRPTSPEEKAIIQSHIDLVYSRFVQIVADSRPDLTVDKIKNSIIGDGRILSAPQALELGLIDELGYFDAAIAAAAKLADLGENDYSVVAIKRNLTVGEALRSLTNITAETPDINVNLPGASASSQNQPLPSGRFYFLPSGQ; from the coding sequence ATGAGTGAACACCTTCCTTCCCAACCGCGCAATTGGCTCGGCTATTGCGGCTGTTACACGATGGGCTGTCTTTCGCTGCCGCTATTGTTCGTCATTCTGGCAATCATCGGCGTCATGCTCGGCAAAAGCCAATTCACCCCGTCGTCGACCGCGTCGCCCTATGACAAGGAAGTCTTGTACGGCGCAGCCGACGCGCCGCGGCAGATCGCCGTCATCGACATCGAAGGAGTCATCTACTCCGCCGGCAATTCCTCGCTCTCTTCCAGCGGTGCCGTCAGCGAGGAGATCTGCCGGCAACTGGAATATGTTGCCGGCGACCCGGCGATCGCCGCAGTCATCCTGCGCGTCAACACGCCGGGCGGCGAAGTGGTGGCCGCGGACAACATCTATCATGAGATCCTGCGCCTGAAGCAGACCTGCCCGGTCGTCGCGTCGATGGGAGCGATGGCGACCAGCGGCGGCTATTACGTCTCGGCTCCCTGCAGCAAAATCATCGCCCACGAGCTGACGATCACCGGCAGCATCGGCGTGATCATGAGCAGCTTCAAATATTATGAACTGCTGGACAAAATCGGCCTGGCGCAGGAGAATTACACCTCCGGCAATTTGAAGGATATCTTAAGCGGCGTCCGGCCGACCTCGCCGGAAGAAAAAGCGATCATCCAGAGCCACATCGATCTGGTCTACAGCCGGTTCGTCCAGATTGTCGCCGATTCCCGGCCGGATTTGACGGTCGACAAAATCAAGAATTCCATCATCGGCGACGGCCGCATTCTCAGCGCGCCGCAGGCGCTCGAACTGGGATTGATCGACGAACTCGGCTATTTCGATGCGGCGATCGCCGCCGCCGCGAAATTGGCCGATCTCGGTGAAAACGACTACAGCGTCGTCGCCATCAAACGCAATCTGACGGTAGGCGAAGCGTTGCGCTCACTGACCAATATCACGGCGGAAACCCCGGACATCAACGTCAATCTGCCGGGCGCGTCGGCCTCATCCCAAAATCAACCTTTGCCGAGCGGCCGGTTCTATTTCCTGCCGAGCGGTCAATAA
- the purT gene encoding formate-dependent phosphoribosylglycinamide formyltransferase, translated as MTTIGTALTPTATRVLLCGSGELGKEVTLELQRLGVEVIAVDRYANAPAMQLAHRSHVVNMLDGAALRRIIEQEKPDYIVPEVEAIATATLLELEQEGYRVIPTARAAFLTMNREGIRRLAAEELGLPTSRYRFAASREEFDAAVEAIGLPCVVKPIMSSSGHGQSTVKTAADLDRAWQYAQEGGRAGAGKVIVEAFVPFDYEITQLTVRHAGGTSFLEPIGHHQVDGDYRESWQPQAMSPAARAKAREIAGKITAALGGFGIFGVELFIKGDEVIFSEVSPRPHDTGMVTLISQDLSEFALHARAILGLPIPNIAFHGPSASKAIVAEGNSNAVRFGNLAEVLAEPDTAIRLFGKAEVRGHRRVGVLLARAASAEEALAKAERAYEKLELHL; from the coding sequence ATGACCACCATCGGTACCGCCCTGACGCCGACCGCCACCAGAGTTCTGCTCTGCGGCTCCGGCGAACTGGGCAAAGAAGTCACCCTGGAACTGCAGCGGCTCGGCGTCGAAGTCATCGCCGTCGACCGCTACGCCAACGCGCCGGCCATGCAACTGGCGCACCGTTCCCATGTCGTCAACATGCTCGACGGCGCGGCGCTCCGCCGCATCATCGAACAGGAAAAACCCGATTACATCGTTCCGGAAGTCGAAGCGATCGCCACCGCCACGCTGCTCGAGCTGGAACAGGAGGGCTACCGGGTCATCCCGACCGCCCGGGCCGCCTTCCTGACGATGAACCGCGAAGGCATCCGCCGGCTGGCCGCCGAAGAACTCGGTCTGCCGACTTCACGTTACCGTTTCGCCGCCAGCCGGGAGGAGTTCGATGCGGCGGTCGAGGCGATCGGGCTGCCCTGCGTCGTCAAGCCGATCATGAGCTCCTCCGGCCACGGCCAGAGCACGGTCAAAACGGCAGCCGATCTCGACCGGGCCTGGCAGTACGCCCAGGAAGGCGGCCGGGCCGGGGCCGGCAAAGTCATCGTCGAAGCCTTCGTCCCGTTCGACTATGAAATCACCCAGCTGACGGTCCGGCACGCCGGCGGCACCAGCTTCCTCGAACCGATCGGCCATCACCAGGTCGACGGCGACTACCGCGAATCCTGGCAGCCGCAGGCGATGAGCCCGGCCGCCCGCGCCAAAGCGCGGGAAATCGCCGGCAAAATCACCGCCGCGCTGGGCGGATTCGGCATTTTCGGCGTCGAACTCTTCATCAAGGGCGATGAAGTGATCTTCAGCGAAGTGTCGCCGCGGCCGCATGATACCGGTATGGTCACGTTGATCTCGCAGGACCTCTCCGAATTCGCGCTGCACGCCCGGGCGATCCTGGGTTTGCCGATTCCCAATATCGCCTTTCACGGGCCGTCGGCCTCCAAAGCGATCGTCGCGGAAGGCAACTCGAACGCGGTCCGTTTCGGCAACCTGGCCGAAGTGCTGGCCGAACCGGACACCGCCATCCGGCTGTTCGGCAAGGCGGAAGTCAGAGGACACCGCCGGGTCGGCGTCCTGCTGGCCCGGGCCGCTTCGGCCGAAGAGGCGCTGGCCAAAGCGGAACGGGCTTACGAAAAACTGGAGCTGCATTTGTAA
- a CDS encoding winged helix-turn-helix domain-containing protein codes for MSFKYQELANYYREKISAGELSPGERMCTEAELVEQFHISRKTARQALEELKKAGLIRSRRGAGTFVRAADGGRKRKSKAVRNVILLFIDTASLADSYESHLASALSKLAGPENLSLSVRYLTTGDFFDEQAMKNLRGAGADLFWVDGFVTEAHEYLLMQLDIPYLLIGDWPQLPHGPQIKYDWQALGSEAAEYLCQAADYPVVAISKPLQNGGNPYYFYSGIQRACRRNDRPLLLYMSSSFNDFDATPLLNDHFRLFGDSKFSLVTSPHFLGSVEKALLLHADRRFDAPIAVAGAQHLITPSSYPKVRYFNFNIDEYATQILAAHRKLVDSLVRD; via the coding sequence ATGAGTTTCAAATATCAAGAGTTGGCCAATTACTACCGGGAGAAGATTTCGGCCGGCGAATTGTCGCCCGGCGAACGGATGTGTACGGAAGCGGAACTGGTCGAACAGTTCCATATTTCGCGCAAAACCGCCCGACAGGCGTTGGAGGAACTCAAAAAAGCCGGCCTGATCCGCAGCCGGCGCGGCGCCGGCACTTTCGTCCGTGCCGCCGACGGCGGACGGAAACGGAAAAGCAAAGCGGTACGGAATGTCATTTTGCTGTTCATCGATACCGCCAGCCTGGCCGACAGTTATGAATCGCACCTGGCTTCGGCGCTGTCCAAACTGGCCGGGCCGGAAAATTTGTCATTGTCGGTACGTTACCTGACCACCGGCGACTTCTTCGATGAACAGGCGATGAAAAACCTCCGCGGTGCCGGCGCCGATCTCTTCTGGGTGGACGGCTTCGTCACCGAAGCCCACGAGTATCTGCTGATGCAACTGGACATCCCTTATCTGTTGATCGGCGACTGGCCGCAGTTGCCGCACGGGCCGCAGATCAAATATGACTGGCAGGCGCTGGGTTCCGAAGCGGCCGAATACCTTTGCCAGGCGGCCGATTATCCGGTGGTGGCAATCAGCAAACCGCTGCAGAACGGCGGCAATCCCTATTATTTTTACAGCGGCATCCAGCGGGCCTGCCGCCGGAACGACCGGCCGTTGCTGCTGTACATGTCCTCCAGTTTCAACGATTTCGACGCCACTCCGCTGTTGAACGATCATTTCCGGCTGTTCGGCGACAGCAAATTCTCGCTGGTCACTTCGCCGCACTTTCTCGGCAGTGTCGAAAAAGCGCTGCTGCTGCACGCCGACCGCCGCTTCGATGCTCCGATCGCCGTCGCCGGCGCGCAGCATCTGATCACGCCGTCCAGTTACCCGAAAGTTCGTTATTTCAATTTCAATATCGATGAATACGCGACTCAAATTCTCGCGGCACACAGGAAACTTGTCGACAGCCTGGTCCGCGACTGA
- a CDS encoding prepilin-type N-terminal cleavage/methylation domain-containing protein produces MKSRFTLIELLVVIAIIAILASMLLPALGKAKESAVAISCVNNQKNIGLGLIMYADENDGEIPPHYLYDKNMTPAETTWAGMLMGNTVNGNFKKSIYCPAAPAPKDPEAMANVFFNTYGIHYGHDGGNMKFSTRQPKDRYNATAEKFAFWDLIDSPSSLPLVADCINPNSGSVQWSAMYSREASGALNLQHNNRANILFFDGHVEPHTDNQAYELGYLSYIKNGIRINRDK; encoded by the coding sequence ATGAAAAGTAGATTCACACTGATTGAATTGCTCGTCGTAATTGCGATCATAGCGATTCTCGCCAGCATGCTGCTGCCGGCGCTGGGAAAAGCGAAGGAATCGGCGGTGGCAATTTCCTGCGTCAACAACCAGAAGAATATCGGATTGGGATTGATCATGTACGCCGATGAGAACGACGGGGAAATTCCGCCTCATTATCTGTATGACAAGAATATGACACCGGCGGAAACCACCTGGGCAGGCATGCTGATGGGCAACACGGTAAACGGCAACTTCAAAAAATCGATCTACTGTCCGGCCGCTCCGGCGCCGAAAGATCCGGAAGCGATGGCCAATGTCTTTTTCAATACCTATGGCATTCACTATGGCCATGATGGCGGGAATATGAAATTTTCCACCCGGCAGCCCAAAGATCGTTATAATGCTACAGCCGAAAAGTTCGCGTTCTGGGACCTGATCGACAGTCCGAGCTCTCTGCCGCTGGTCGCCGACTGCATCAATCCGAACAGCGGCAGCGTTCAGTGGTCGGCAATGTATTCGCGCGAAGCCTCCGGCGCGTTGAACCTGCAGCACAACAACCGGGCCAACATTCTGTTCTTTGACGGCCATGTGGAGCCTCACACCGACAACCAGGCGTATGAGCTGGGCTATCTGTCCTATATAAAAAATGGCATCAGAATCAATCGCGACAAATGA
- a CDS encoding DUF4091 domain-containing protein, translating to MWKNRIRFKFDAFLLLLLAAAGPLPGAEVLFDFESPDALEAWKCNTPDGELQRSTALAAAGDAALCFTTPAWRPGEHDQQSSWPSFEARVPRPDWSKYDRLVIEVFNDSAATMPFNVFLCDSQRPLRQGARYLDAIGAYAAKQLVLPLPAALADKGIDGRDIAVLHCYSENPPADLTFYLDAITLLEPGEPLPETSAAYRRKTKELLQQRFARQSAAIRAELTALDEEQLPPAVRNYWLEQRDAYLAELELDGDCGEALIAELLSGVRRRALVRQYRTLMDFEAYRTESGSTAPDVVLGRASSMEKVLPQAANFQPVTGPLRLAAARNEREASQLIVLPTGSDLAGVTVTVSALSDGRHDWPDGITVIPVGYVETKQTPPSGSPYLGFWPDVLLPFLDTVPVRRGTAQAFWLRLAVPENQPAGEYRGEARVIINGKTAFQVPLIVTVYDFTLPKALPLATAITFFGKDIPTPATADILARWRQNPDYPGNAWKRHRPEWAAMLADYGITYDSLYEYAGWEPDFAILAELKKQGRLGKFNLGYFGPASDDPADDYGMQSTLERLRSRYQRARELGLLDHAYLYGCDEVKPELFERVERAAAILKREFPDVPLFTTAYDENYGLDGRLASFDWFCPLTPKYDPDKAEKARQAGKQVWFYICLAPVTPYANFFVESPAIDGRLLLGAMSAKYRPDGFLYYQVSLWNNEKPITAGPFTDWDPRSFHDYHGDGSWTCPGPDGTPLATIRLENFRDGLEDYAYDHLLRERLAAVKAAGIEAAEWIEAAETVLAVPDEVVASLTRYTDDPETVYRYRHTLATLIEQTPQLPTPGNQSK from the coding sequence ATGTGGAAGAACCGAATCCGCTTCAAGTTTGATGCATTCCTGCTGCTGTTACTGGCGGCAGCGGGACCGCTGCCCGGCGCCGAAGTGCTGTTCGACTTCGAGTCACCCGACGCGCTCGAGGCGTGGAAATGCAATACGCCGGACGGCGAATTGCAGCGTTCGACGGCACTGGCGGCAGCGGGGGATGCGGCGCTCTGTTTTACCACGCCGGCCTGGCGTCCCGGGGAGCATGACCAGCAATCGAGCTGGCCGTCGTTCGAAGCACGGGTACCCCGGCCGGACTGGTCGAAATACGACCGGCTGGTCATCGAAGTATTCAACGACAGCGCCGCGACGATGCCGTTCAATGTCTTCCTCTGCGACTCGCAACGGCCGCTGCGGCAGGGAGCACGCTATCTCGATGCGATCGGCGCCTACGCCGCCAAGCAGTTGGTGCTGCCGCTGCCGGCGGCACTGGCGGACAAAGGCATCGATGGGCGGGATATCGCCGTGCTGCATTGCTACAGCGAGAACCCGCCGGCCGACCTGACCTTTTACCTTGACGCGATCACGCTGCTGGAACCGGGAGAACCGCTGCCGGAAACATCTGCCGCCTATCGCCGGAAGACGAAAGAGTTGCTGCAGCAGCGGTTTGCCCGCCAATCGGCGGCGATCCGCGCGGAATTGACGGCTCTGGACGAGGAGCAACTGCCGCCGGCGGTGCGGAATTACTGGCTGGAACAGCGCGACGCTTATCTGGCGGAGCTGGAACTGGACGGCGATTGCGGCGAAGCTTTGATCGCCGAACTGCTCTCCGGGGTCCGCCGGCGGGCGCTTGTCCGGCAATACCGCACTTTGATGGATTTCGAAGCATACCGGACGGAATCGGGCTCGACCGCGCCCGATGTGGTGCTCGGCCGGGCCAGCTCAATGGAAAAAGTACTGCCGCAGGCGGCGAACTTCCAACCGGTGACCGGGCCACTGCGGTTGGCGGCAGCCCGCAACGAACGCGAAGCGTCGCAATTGATCGTTCTGCCGACCGGCAGCGATCTGGCCGGAGTAACGGTGACGGTATCGGCGTTGTCGGACGGCAGGCACGATTGGCCGGACGGCATCACCGTCATACCGGTCGGTTACGTGGAAACGAAGCAGACGCCGCCTTCCGGTTCGCCGTATCTCGGTTTCTGGCCGGACGTACTGCTGCCGTTTCTGGACACGGTGCCGGTCCGCCGCGGCACGGCGCAGGCCTTCTGGCTGCGTCTCGCGGTGCCGGAAAATCAGCCGGCCGGCGAATACCGCGGCGAGGCACGTGTCATCATCAACGGAAAAACTGCGTTCCAGGTGCCGTTGATCGTCACCGTATACGATTTCACTTTGCCGAAAGCCCTGCCGCTGGCGACGGCGATCACGTTTTTCGGCAAAGACATTCCGACGCCGGCAACGGCCGATATTCTGGCGCGCTGGCGCCAGAATCCGGATTACCCCGGCAACGCCTGGAAGCGTCACCGGCCGGAATGGGCGGCCATGCTGGCGGATTACGGCATCACCTATGACAGTCTGTATGAATACGCCGGCTGGGAACCGGACTTTGCCATTCTGGCCGAATTGAAAAAACAGGGCCGGCTCGGCAAGTTCAACCTGGGGTATTTCGGTCCGGCCAGCGACGACCCGGCCGACGACTACGGCATGCAGTCGACGCTCGAACGCCTCCGGTCGCGTTATCAACGGGCCAGGGAACTCGGCTTGCTGGACCATGCTTATTTGTACGGCTGCGACGAAGTCAAACCGGAGCTGTTCGAACGCGTCGAACGGGCGGCGGCGATCCTGAAGCGGGAATTTCCGGATGTGCCGCTGTTTACCACCGCCTACGACGAAAATTACGGACTGGACGGCCGGCTCGCTTCCTTCGACTGGTTCTGCCCTTTGACGCCGAAATACGATCCGGACAAGGCGGAGAAGGCCCGGCAGGCCGGCAAACAAGTCTGGTTTTACATCTGTCTGGCCCCGGTGACGCCATACGCGAACTTTTTCGTCGAATCACCGGCGATCGACGGCCGGCTGCTGCTCGGAGCGATGAGTGCCAAATACCGGCCGGACGGCTTCCTGTATTACCAGGTTTCGTTGTGGAACAATGAGAAACCGATCACCGCCGGTCCGTTCACCGACTGGGACCCGCGCAGCTTCCACGACTATCACGGCGACGGCAGCTGGACCTGTCCGGGGCCGGACGGCACCCCGCTGGCGACGATCCGGCTGGAAAACTTCCGCGACGGATTGGAAGATTACGCCTACGATCATTTGCTGCGCGAACGGCTGGCGGCAGTCAAGGCGGCCGGAATCGAAGCGGCGGAATGGATCGAGGCCGCCGAAACAGTCCTGGCGGTACCGGATGAAGTGGTCGCCTCGCTGACCCGCTATACCGATGATCCGGAAACGGTATACCGTTATCGCCACACCCTGGCGACGCTGATCGAACAGACTCCGCAACTCCCAACCCCGGGAAACCAATCAAAATGA
- a CDS encoding glycerophosphodiester phosphodiesterase family protein has product MKFISHKGESFAAPDNSMAAFRLAIDGNSDGLETDIRITADNEIICFHDDFSGYLTGQNWYIPERTYAELQTLVLNDKEPGHYPAEHIPRLAEVLAMLRPGQLFFIELKGREHRLLPHLKRLLDHAAVDPRQLRFLGFDGILLYKAKQWMPEIKTLWLAGDGNLGPGMPETLELLRLIRADGVDAGCNEPAISRKFIAGLRNAGYEFHVWTVDDIPGAEHFVELGVQSITSNRALMLRDYFRRRPVHAAESTMVAV; this is encoded by the coding sequence ATGAAATTCATCTCTCACAAAGGCGAATCGTTCGCGGCGCCGGACAACTCGATGGCGGCATTCCGACTGGCGATCGACGGCAACAGCGACGGCCTTGAAACCGATATCCGGATCACCGCCGACAACGAAATCATCTGCTTCCATGATGATTTTTCCGGTTATCTGACCGGTCAGAACTGGTATATTCCGGAACGGACCTATGCCGAACTGCAAACCCTGGTGCTGAACGACAAGGAACCGGGACATTACCCGGCGGAACACATTCCGCGGCTGGCGGAAGTCCTCGCCATGTTGCGCCCCGGCCAGCTATTTTTCATCGAACTCAAAGGGCGGGAGCACCGGCTGCTGCCGCACCTGAAACGACTGCTGGATCATGCGGCGGTCGATCCGCGCCAACTGCGTTTCCTCGGATTCGACGGCATATTGCTGTACAAAGCCAAACAGTGGATGCCGGAAATCAAGACCCTGTGGCTGGCCGGCGACGGCAACCTCGGGCCGGGCATGCCGGAAACCCTGGAACTTCTGCGGCTGATCCGGGCCGACGGCGTCGACGCCGGCTGCAACGAACCGGCGATCAGCCGGAAATTCATCGCCGGATTGCGAAATGCCGGGTATGAATTCCACGTCTGGACCGTCGACGACATTCCCGGCGCAGAGCATTTCGTCGAACTGGGCGTCCAGTCGATCACCAGCAACCGGGCGCTGATGCTGCGCGACTATTTCCGGCGGCGGCCGGTTCACGCCGCCGAATCGACGATGGTCGCGGTCTAA
- a CDS encoding Ldh family oxidoreductase, with product MAMEKTYRIDFETLERFMREVFEKSGVPAADAAICADVLITADKLGIDSHGIGRLKPIYYDRIKAGIQQPVTRFEIVRESPTTAVIDGHDGMGQVIARQAMQLAIDKAKQYGMGMTAVRNSTHYGIAGYYALMAAEHGMIGMTGTNARPSIAPTFGVENMLGTNPLTFGMPTDEPFPFLLDCATSISQRGKIEVYARAGRELPPGWVIGEDGRTRTDTEQILIDLVKGKAALTPLGGIGEEHGGYKGYGYATVVEILSAALQQGSFLKGLLGFNADGGKRPYHLGHFFLAINIECFTGLDTFKKTAGDILRELRASRRAPGQPRIYTAGEKEYLNYQRRLKEGVPVNPALQKNIRTLVAELDLKGYDFEFLQEQE from the coding sequence ATGGCAATGGAGAAAACCTACCGGATCGACTTTGAGACGCTGGAGCGTTTCATGCGTGAAGTTTTCGAAAAGAGCGGCGTCCCGGCCGCCGATGCGGCAATCTGCGCCGACGTATTGATCACGGCGGACAAGCTGGGCATCGATTCGCACGGCATCGGCCGCCTCAAACCGATCTATTACGACCGGATCAAAGCCGGCATACAGCAGCCGGTCACCCGGTTTGAAATCGTCCGCGAAAGCCCGACCACTGCAGTCATCGACGGCCACGACGGCATGGGCCAGGTCATCGCCAGACAGGCGATGCAGTTGGCGATCGACAAAGCAAAACAGTACGGCATGGGGATGACGGCGGTGCGCAATTCGACCCATTACGGCATCGCCGGCTATTATGCATTGATGGCGGCCGAACACGGCATGATCGGCATGACCGGCACCAACGCCCGGCCGTCGATCGCCCCGACTTTCGGCGTCGAAAACATGCTCGGCACCAACCCGTTGACCTTCGGCATGCCGACCGACGAACCGTTTCCATTCCTGCTCGACTGCGCCACCAGCATTTCGCAGCGCGGCAAGATCGAAGTGTACGCCCGCGCCGGCAGGGAACTGCCGCCCGGCTGGGTGATCGGCGAGGACGGCCGAACCCGCACCGATACCGAACAGATCCTGATCGACCTGGTCAAGGGCAAAGCGGCGTTGACGCCGCTCGGCGGCATCGGCGAGGAACACGGCGGCTACAAGGGTTACGGTTACGCGACGGTGGTCGAAATCCTGTCGGCGGCGCTGCAGCAGGGCAGTTTCCTCAAGGGGTTGCTCGGTTTCAACGCCGACGGCGGCAAACGGCCTTATCACCTGGGACACTTCTTCCTGGCAATCAACATCGAATGCTTCACCGGCCTGGACACTTTCAAAAAGACCGCCGGCGATATTCTGCGCGAATTGCGCGCCTCGCGCCGGGCGCCCGGCCAGCCGCGCATCTACACCGCCGGAGAAAAGGAGTACCTGAATTATCAACGGCGCTTGAAAGAAGGCGTCCCGGTCAATCCGGCTTTACAGAAGAACATCCGCACCCTGGTCGCCGAACTGGATTTGAAAGGCTACGATTTCGAGTTTCTACAAGAACAGGAATGA
- a CDS encoding pyridoxamine 5'-phosphate oxidase family protein, translating to MKDPEQTIGKLIDSQGVAFLSSLDEDGFPNTKAMLPPRKREGIRVFYFSTNTSSLRVSQYRANPKGCLYFCDRRFFRGVMLRGRVEVLTDDASKAMIWEEGDTRYYSQGVADPDYCVLRFTAGDGRYYSHFHSENFPIP from the coding sequence ATGAAAGATCCGGAACAAACCATCGGCAAATTGATCGACAGCCAGGGCGTCGCCTTCCTCTCCTCGCTCGATGAAGACGGTTTCCCCAACACCAAAGCGATGCTGCCGCCACGCAAGCGGGAAGGAATCAGGGTTTTCTACTTTTCCACCAACACCTCCTCGCTGCGCGTCTCCCAGTATCGCGCCAATCCGAAAGGCTGCCTTTACTTCTGCGACCGGCGTTTCTTTCGCGGCGTCATGCTGCGCGGCAGGGTGGAAGTGCTGACCGATGATGCCAGCAAAGCGATGATCTGGGAAGAAGGCGATACCAGGTATTATTCACAGGGAGTCGCCGACCCGGATTACTGTGTGCTGAGGTTCACCGCCGGCGACGGACGCTATTACTCGCATTTCCACTCCGAAAATTTTCCAATCCCCTGA
- a CDS encoding GntR family transcriptional regulator: MTILNEAKTRYEIVTEKLKSEVLALPPAGKLPPIRSLMERFCVSQATLDRSLSRLCKQGVLERISGRGYFRSVNAVNKPLRIDFCFFLKKDEISNPLYSMITNFLLQEMYRRNCFTNILAYGDFDGLSGFRELIMHNNPDTLILLGCTNVTFLHLLRAQGLPFLQLYPNCLEESAAAYIIDNHDAMRQIVGHLFQLGHRRIALLHGQGYDGWQMLDQQERIDSYYAAMLANNLPVSGHLVRFGGFAPQSGYQAAYKLLLPRHSRPTAIIGNDYNAPGIYQAAAKLGLKIPEDLSVVGFDGLPQSQLLHPCLTTIDIRWQDTMRRIADHAIQMARSGMQDSDIFRTEVVLTPGSSTGPAPTDTQLKQQ; encoded by the coding sequence ATGACCATTTTGAACGAAGCCAAAACCCGATACGAAATCGTCACCGAAAAGCTGAAATCAGAGGTTCTCGCCCTCCCTCCGGCCGGCAAACTGCCGCCGATCCGTTCCTTGATGGAACGCTTCTGCGTCAGCCAGGCCACCCTGGACCGCAGTTTGAGCCGGCTGTGTAAGCAAGGCGTGCTCGAGCGCATCAGCGGCCGGGGATACTTCCGCAGTGTCAATGCGGTCAACAAACCGTTGCGCATCGACTTTTGCTTCTTCTTGAAAAAAGACGAAATCAGCAATCCGCTGTACAGCATGATCACCAATTTTCTGCTGCAGGAGATGTACCGGCGCAATTGCTTCACCAATATCCTGGCCTACGGCGATTTCGACGGTCTTTCCGGTTTCCGGGAATTGATCATGCACAACAATCCGGATACGCTGATCCTGCTGGGCTGCACGAACGTTACCTTTCTACATCTGCTGCGCGCCCAGGGATTGCCCTTCCTGCAACTCTATCCGAATTGCCTCGAAGAGAGCGCCGCCGCCTACATCATCGACAACCACGATGCCATGCGGCAGATCGTCGGCCACCTGTTTCAACTGGGCCATCGCCGCATCGCCCTGCTGCACGGCCAGGGGTACGACGGCTGGCAGATGCTCGACCAGCAGGAGCGCATCGACTCCTATTATGCCGCTATGCTGGCGAACAATCTGCCGGTCAGCGGCCACCTGGTCCGTTTCGGCGGCTTCGCTCCGCAGAGCGGCTATCAGGCGGCCTACAAGTTGCTGCTGCCCCGCCATTCCCGTCCCACTGCGATCATCGGCAACGATTACAACGCGCCGGGCATTTATCAGGCCGCCGCGAAGCTGGGACTGAAGATTCCGGAGGATTTGAGTGTGGTCGGCTTCGACGGCCTGCCGCAAAGTCAACTCCTGCATCCTTGTCTGACGACGATCGACATTCGCTGGCAGGATACCATGCGGCGTATCGCCGACCATGCCATTCAAATGGCCCGGTCCGGCATGCAGGACAGCGATATTTTTCGGACCGAGGTCGTTCTTACGCCCGGCAGTTCCACCGGACCGGCCCCAACGGATACTCAACTCAAGCAGCAATAG
- a CDS encoding type II secretion system protein produces MKRSFTLIELLVVIAIISILASMLLPALGKAKAKAQAIKCVSNQKQLCLGMTMYSGDNGDWLPDLRGPKNSYGNYWSWVGVVVPYLGGTPKEGGMLGDVVPAGLFFCPSATPQAEKVSEAWHSTYGALADLLSHKLSSAAQPSRLLMLTDYGKDAAWGTGANYKWYPAWARIHSQKDHHTATNPHGTNGIFGMTDGHVESKSYLQFASPTVAAERLWDGTKNDVWYMWTYTTN; encoded by the coding sequence ATGAAAAGAAGTTTCACATTGATAGAACTTCTCGTTGTAATTGCTATTATTTCCATTCTTGCCAGCATGTTATTGCCGGCGCTCGGCAAGGCCAAAGCCAAGGCACAGGCCATCAAATGTGTCAGCAATCAAAAGCAATTGTGCCTGGGGATGACGATGTACAGCGGCGACAACGGCGATTGGCTCCCCGACCTGCGTGGGCCGAAAAATTCTTACGGCAATTATTGGAGCTGGGTCGGCGTCGTCGTCCCGTACCTCGGCGGCACGCCGAAAGAAGGCGGCATGCTCGGCGACGTTGTTCCGGCCGGATTGTTTTTCTGCCCATCGGCCACTCCGCAAGCGGAAAAAGTGAGTGAAGCCTGGCATTCCACCTATGGAGCACTGGCCGACCTGTTGTCCCACAAACTCTCTTCCGCAGCGCAACCGTCCCGGTTGCTGATGCTGACCGATTACGGCAAGGATGCCGCCTGGGGGACCGGCGCTAACTACAAGTGGTATCCAGCCTGGGCGCGCATTCACAGCCAGAAGGACCACCACACCGCCACCAACCCGCACGGCACCAACGGCATCTTCGGCATGACCGACGGCCATGTCGAGAGCAAAAGCTATTTGCAGTTCGCCAGCCCCACTGTCGCCGCCGAACGCCTCTGGGACGGCACCAAGAACGATGTCTGGTATATGTGGACCTATACGACCAATTAA